From Melanotaenia boesemani isolate fMelBoe1 chromosome 12, fMelBoe1.pri, whole genome shotgun sequence, a single genomic window includes:
- the LOC121650916 gene encoding ATP-binding cassette sub-family C member 4-like: MEPLQKEAKDNPSASANLLSKIFFCWLNPLFRIGYKRKLEEDDMYKVLPEYASDRLGEELQCHWNQEVQKAAKELRPPRLSTALIQCYWKSYSLIGIYIFVEEVIKVIQPVLLGKLIEYFERYDPTHPASVDEVYVYAAGISLSTITLALLHHLYFYQVQLAGMKIRVAMCHMIYRKALCLNSSALAKTTTGQIVNLLSNDVNKFDEVTLYLHFLWLSPLQAISVLLLLLYAIGPSCLAGMAVLFILLPIQTMFGRLFSRLRAETAALTDERIRTMNEVISGIRVIKMYGWEKPFGTLVDEVRRMEICKIMQSSYLRGLNMASFFVASKMVIFFTVCVYVLTGNKLSASRVFMAVSLYGAVRLTITLFFPFAIEKVSESLISIQRIKTFLLLEEVAPQHLGLPVAEKKDCMVKIPDLVCYWDKNLEAPSLQNVCFTVRPEQLLAVIGPVGAGKSSLLSAILGELSQESGVIKVKGELTYTSQQPWILPGTIRSNILFGKELNLKKYDRVLRACALKRDMDMLPGGDLAMVGDRGANLSGGQKARVSLARAVYQDADIYLLDDPLSAVDAEVGRHLFEECICGLLRKKPRILVTHQLQYLKAADQIVVLKEGQMVAQGTYSELQGSGLDFTSLLKEEQEERQDTTTQPGTVSCFPALSDNSSMSSLSSSRYSLIEGAEPLAVVVQPEEESRLEGNVGLHIYVKYFLAGANFLVLLVLFVLNALAHITFVLQDWWLARWASEQKHISVTEHLNGSYPQQLDLDLYLGVYAGLTATSVLFGFFRTLVFFNVLVKSAQTLHNNMFNAILRTSVQFFDINPIGRILNRFSKDIGYLDSLLPWTFVDFTQVFLQVIGVIAVAGVIIPWILIPVVPLLIVFLFLRHYFLQTSRDIKRLESTTRSPVFSHLSSSLQGLSTIRAFRVQQRFQQMFDEYQDLHSEAWFLFLTTSRWFAVRLDGICSVFVTITTFGCLYLRDGLEPGAVGLALSYAVTLTGMFQWGVRQSAEIENMMTSVERVVEYAELESEAPWETDKKPPDNWPQTGSIIFDRVNFSYSANDPLVLKSLSVVFTSREKVGIVGRTGAGKSSLISALFRLAEPEGRITIDGFLTSEIGLHTLRQKMSIIPQDPVIFTGTMRKNLDPFRQHTDEDLWNALQEVQMKAVVEDLPNKLETVLTESGSNFSVGQRQLVCLARAILRKNRILVIDEATANVDPRTDSLIQQTIRDKFQACTVLTIAHRLNTIIDCDRILVLDAGRIQEYDEPYMLLQNQDGLFFQMVQQTGRAEAASLLQTAKQVYTDKKRVTDTRCAEDVCVIFETSL, translated from the exons TCACTGGAATCAAGAAGTTCAGAAGGCTGCCAAAGAGTTGCGGCCACCCAGACTCTCCACAGCTCTCATTCAGTGTTATTGGAAGTCATACTCACTCATTGGGATATACATCTTTGTAGAG GAAGTTATCAAAGTCATTCAGCCAGTGCTGCTTGGGAAGCTGATTGAGTACTTTGAGAGATATGACCCAACTCATCCAGCTTCAGTCGATGAGGTTTACGTCTATGCTGCAGGCATCTCGCTGTCCACCATCACCCTGGCTCTCCTTcatcatctgtatttttatcaAGTCCAGTTAGCAGGCATGAAGATTCGTGTGGCCATGTGCCATATGATCTATCGGAAG GCTCTTTGTCTTAATAGCTCAGCGCTGGCCAAAACCACCACAGGACAGATTGTCAACCTCTTATCCAATGATGTCAACAAATTTGACGAG GTTACCTTATACCTGCACTTTTTGTGGCTTAGTCCTCTTCAAGCAATATCTGTGTTATTATTGTTGCTGTATGCGATTGGCCCATCGTGTCTCGCGGGAATGGCTGTCCTCTTCATTCTGTTGCCAATACAGACCATGTTTGGTCGTTTGTTCTCGCGTCTCAG GGCTGAAACAGCTGCGCTAACAGACGAACGAATCCGCACAATGAATGAAGTTATCTCTGGGATTAGAGTTATAAAGATGTACGGGTGGGAGAAGCCTTTTGGTACGCTGGTGGATGAGGTCAGAAG AATGGAAATCTGCAAGATCATGCAAAGCTCCTACCTTCGTGGCCTGAACATGGCCTCTTTCTTTGTGGCCAGCAAGATGGTCATCTTCTTCACCGTCTGCGTTTACGTGCTGACAGGAAACAAGCTGTCTGCTAGCAGAGTTTTTATGGCTGTTTCCCTCTATGGAGCAGTCAGACTCACCATCACGCTCTTTTTTCCCTTTGCCATAGAGAAAGTCTCTGAGTCTCTCATCAGCATCCAAAGGATTAAA ACATTTCTGTTGCTGGAAGAAGTTGCTCCTCAACATCTGGGACTTCCTGTGGCAGAGAAGAAGGACTGCATGGTGAAAATTCCGGATTTAGTATGCTACTGGGATAAG AATCTTGAAGCTCCATCTTTACAGAATGTGTGTTTCACAGTGAGACCTGAGCAGCTCCTGGCAGTTATTGGACCTGTTGGAGCTGGAAAG TCCTCACTCCTGAGTGCCATACTGGGAGAGCTGAGTCAGGAAAGTGGTGTGATCAAAGTCAAAGGAGAGCTGACATACACTTCTCAGCAACCCTGGATTTTACCCGGCACAATTCGGAGCAACATCCTTTTTGGCAAGGAGCTCAACCTCAAGAAGTATGACAGAGTTCTGAGAGCCTGCGCTCTCAAGAGA GACATGGACATGTTGCCTGGTGGTGATTTGGCAATGGTTGGAGACAGAGGGGCCAATCTCAGTGGGGGACAAAAAGCTAGGGTCAGCTTGGCAAG AGCAGTTTATCAGGATGCAGACATCTACCTGCTAGATGACCCTCTCAGTGCTGTGGATGCTGAAGTGGGGCGGCATCTCTTTGAaga GTGCATTTGTGGACTTTTAAGGAAGAAGCCTCGTATTCTGGTCACTCATCAACTGCAGTATCTGAAGGCTGCAGATCAGATTGTTGTCTTAAAGGAG GGCCAGATGGTGGCACAGGGGACCTACAGTGAGCTGCAAGGCTCTGGACTAGATTTCACCTCCCTGCTTAAGGAGGAACAAGAGGAGAGACAAGACACAACAACTCAACCTGGGACTGTCTCCTGCTTCCCTGCACTCTCTGACAACTCTTCTATGtcttctctgtcctcttctcggTATTCTTTGATTGAGGGAGCAGAGCCTCTTGCAGTG GTAGTGCAACCAGAGGAGGAAAGCCGCTTAGAAGGAAACGTTGGCCTGCATATATATGTGAAATATTTCTTGGCAGGTGCTAACTTCCTGGTCCTTTTGGTCCTCTTTGTACTCAATGCCCTAGCTCAT ATTACATTTGTCCTGCAGGATTGGTGGCTTGCACGCTG GGCCTCTGAACAGAAGCACATTAGTGTGACAGAGCACCTCAATGGCAGCTACCCCCAGCAGCTGGACCTTGACCTGTACCTAGGTGTTTACGCAG gtttaacagcgacctcagttttgtttggcttttttcgcactttagttttctttaatgtCCTTGTGAAATCAGCCCAAACCCTTCACAACAACATGTTTAACGCCATCCTCCGGACCTCAGTCCAGTTTTTTGACATCAACCCAATTG GAAGAATCCTCAACAGATTTTCAAAGGACATTGGCTACCTGGACTCTCTGCTTCCATGGACGTTTGTGGACTTCACCCAG GTATTTCTCCAAGTCATCGGAGTGATTGCGGTAGCTGGTGTCATCATTCCCTGGATTCTTATTCCTGTTGTTCCACTTCTTATTGTCTTCCTGTTTCTACGACACTACTTCCTGCAGACCTCCAGGGACATCAAGCGCCTAGAATCtacaa CTCGGAGTCCTGTCTTCTCCCAtctctcttcctccctccaAGGCCTGAGCACCATCCGTGCCTTCAGGGTTCAGCAGAGGTTTCAGCAAATGTTTGATGAATATCAAGATCTTCACTCAG AAGCCTGGTTCTTATTCCTGACTACCTCTCGCTGGTTTGCTGTGAGACTGGATggaatttgttctgttttcgTCACCATTACCACTTTTGGTTGCCTCTACCTCAGGGATG GACTGGAACCAGGTGCTGTGGGTCTGGCTCTGTCTTATGCTGTTACACTAACAGGCATGTTCCAGTGGGGCGTCAGACAGAGCGCAGAGATTGAAAACATG ATGACATCAGTGGAGAGAGTGGTTGAATATGCAGAGCTGGAGAGTGAAGCACCTTGGGAGACAGACAAGAAGCCCCCGGACAACTGGCCCCAGACGGGCTCCATCATCTTTGACAGAGTCAACTTCTCTTATAGTGCAAACGATCCTTTGGTCCTAAAGAGTCTGAGTgttgtcttcacatccagagaAAAG GTCGGCATTGTTGGACGCACTGGTGCTGGTAAAAGCTCCCTGATCTCTGCTTTGTTCCGGCTGGCAGAACCTGAGGGGAGAATAACGATTGATGGCTTTCTGACTTCTGAGATTGGTCTGCACACACTGCGCCAGAAAATGTCAATCATCCCACAG GACCCAGTTATCTTCACGGGCACCATGAGGAAAAATCTGGACCCTTTCAGGCAGCACACAGATGAGGACCTGTGGAATGCACTCCAAGAG GTGCAGATGAAGGCTGTGGTGGAAGACCTTCCCAATAAGCTGGAAACCGTGCTGACTGAATCAGGCTCTAACTTCAGCGTGGGCCAGAGGCAGCTGGTGTGTCTGGCCAGGGCCATCCTACGGAAAAACCGTATTCTCGTTATCGATGAAGCCACAGCCAATGTAGACCCGAG AACTGACAGCCTCATCCAGCAGACTATCCGGGACAAGTTTCAGGCATGCACAGTCCTCACCATTGCTCACAGGCTCAACACTATCATTGACTGTGACAGAATACTG GTTCTTGATGCTGGTAGGATCCAAGAGTATGACGAGCCTTATATGCTGCTTCAGAACCAAGATGGGCTCTTCTTCCAGATGGTCCAACAGACAGGCAGAGCTGAGGCTGCGTCACTGCTGCAAACAGCCAAACAG GTTTATACGGACAAAAAGCGAGTGACTGACACGCGCTGTGCTGAGGACGTCTGTGTCATCTTTGAGACGTCCCTTTGA